The Streptomyces lienomycini sequence GCGCTGCGACGACGCGGCGCTGGCGGAGCTTGCCGCGCACGGCATCGAGGTGAGCCGCTCGGCGGGCGGCGAGGTGCACGCGCTGCGGGGCGGCGGCTTCGCCGGGGTGCAGTTCCACCCGGAGTCGGTGCTGACGCTGAACGGCGCGGCGATCGTGCGGGAGCTGACCGGTCAGCTGCGCGGGACCAGCACGTTCTCCGAGCGGCGGCCCTCCCGGTAGTCGAGGACGTTGCGTGCCGTCGCGTCGACGATCTGGCCGACGGCGTCCTCGGTGTAGTACGCCTGGTGCGAGGTGACCAGGACGTTCGGGAAGGTGACGAGGCGGGCCAGGGTGTCGTCCTCGACGGCCTCCAGGGACTTGTCGAGGAAGAACAGGCCCGCCTCCGCCTCGTACACGTCCAGGCCGACGCCCGCGAAGCGGCCGGCGCGCAGCTCGCCGACGAGGGCGGCGGTGTCGATCAGGCCGCCGCGGCTGGAGTTGACCAGGATGGCGTCGTCGCGCATCGACTTCAGGGCGGCCGCGTCGATCAGGTGCCGGGTCTCGGGCATCAGCGGCACGTGCAGGGTGATCAGGTCGGAGCGGGCGAGCAGCTCGTCCTTCGGGACGTAGCGCATGCCCAGCTCGGCGCAGGCCGGGTTCTCGGCGACGTCCCAGCCGAGCAGCCGCATCCCGAACCCGTGGGCGATCCGGGCGAAGGCCTCGCCGATCTTGCCGGTGCCGAGGACGCCGGCGGTGCGGCCGTGCAGGTCCCGGCCCATCAGCCCGTGCAGGCGGAAGTCGAAGTCGCGGGTGCGGATGGAGGCGCGCACGATCCGCCGGTTGACGGCCATGGCCAGCGCCCAGGCGAACTCGGCGACCGAGTACGGCGAGTAGTACGAGACCCGGGACACGGTCATGCCGAGCCGCTCGGCCGTGTCGAGGTCGACGTTGTTGAAGCCGGTGGAGCGCTGGGCCACCATCCGGGTGCCGCCGGCCGCGAGGATCTCCAGGACGCCCGCGCCGAGGTCGGCGTTGACGGACGTGGAGACGATCTCGTGGCCGGCCGCGATGGGGGCGGTGTCCTCGTTGAGGAAGACGTCCAGGCAGCGGACGTCCTCGCGGTCGCGGAAGGCCCGCTCGATCAGGGGCTTCTCGTCGGCCTGGACGCCGAAGGCAAGGATCTCCATGACCGCTCCCGTCGTGGTGGGCTCCGGGCCGAATATACGACCCCCGGCCCGCCGTCGCCGGTCGGTTGGTCGGTCGGTTGGTCGGCCGAGGTCAGCCGAAGAAGACGCCGACCTCCTCGTACAGCGCCGGGTCGACCGTCTTCAGCCGGGCCGTGGCCTCGGCGATGGGGACGCGGACGATGTCCGTGCCGCGCAGCGCCACCATCTTCCCGAAGTCCCCGTCGTGCACGCAGTCGATCGCGTGCAGACCGAACCGGGTGGCGAGCCAGCGGTCGAAGGCACTGGGGGTGCCGCCGCGCTGGACGTGGCCGAGGACGGTGGTGCGGGCCTCCTTGCCGGTGCGTTTCTCGATCTGCTTGGCCAGCCATTCGCCGACCCCGGACAGCCTCACGTGTCCGTAGGAGTCCAGGGACTGGTCCTTGAGCACCAGGTCGCCGTCGCGCGGCACCGCCCCCTCGGCGACGACCACGATCGGGGCGTAGGACGCCCGGAAGCGGGAGGTCACCCAGGCGCACACCTGCTCGACGTCGAAGCGCTGCTCGGGGATGAGGATGACGTTGGCGCCGCCGGCCAGGCCCGAGTGGAGGGCGATCCAGCCGGCGTGCCGGCCCATGACCTCGACGACCAGGACGCGCATGTGGGACTCGGCGGTGGTGTGCAGCCGGTCGATGGCCTCCGTGGCGATACCGACGGCGGTGTCGAAGCCGAAGGTGTAGTCGGTGGCGGACAGGTCGTTGTCGATGGTCTTGGGGACGCCGACGCAGGGCACGCCGTACTCGTCGGCGAGGCGGGTGGCGACGCCGAGGGTGTCCTCGCCGCCGATGGCGACGAGCGCCTCGACGCCGAGCGCGGCGAGGTTGTCCTTGATCCGCCGTATGCCGTCCTCCCGCTGGAGCGGATTGGTGCGCGAGGAGCCGAGGACGGTGCCGCCGCGGGGCAGGATGCCGCGGACGGCCGGGATGTCGAGCGGGACGGTGGTGCCCTCCAGGGGGCCGCGCCAGCCGTCCCGGAAACCGGTGAAGTCGTAGCCGTACTCCTGTACACCCTTGCGGACGACGGCCCGGATGACGGCGTTGAGTCCGGGGCAGTCACCGCCTCCGGTCAGTACTCCGACCTTCATCGCACAACCCCTTTGTCAGGGTGAGTGGTTGAGGCCACTGTCCTCCGCGGGGTCAGACGTCGTCCAGACCTCGTTCGAGTGCATACCGCACCAGTTCCACCCGGTTGTGCAGCTGGAGCTTGCCCAGGGTGTTCTGGACGTGGTTCTGCACGGTGCGGTGGGAGATGACGAGGCGTTCGGCGATCTGCTTGTAGCTCAGGCCCTTGGCGACCAGCCGCAGCACCTCGGTCTCCCGCTCGGTGAGCCGGGGCGCCTGGGGGTCGTCGGTGCCCACGGCGGCGGCGGGTTCGGAGGCGAGGCGGCGGTACTCGCCGAGGACCAGTCCGGCCAGGCCCGGGGTGAAGACCGGGTCGCCCGCGGCCGTGCGGTGCACCGCGTCCCGCAACTCCTCGGTGGAGGCGGACTTCAGCAGGTACCCGGTCGCGCCGGACTTCACCGCCTCCAGGACGTCGGCGTGCTCCCCGCTCGCCGAGAGCACCAGCACCCGCACCTTCGGGTCGGCGCCGACGACCTCCTTGCAGACCTGGACGCCGGGCTTGGCGGGCAGGTTGAGGTCGAGCACGAGGACGTCGGGCGCGGCGGCCCGGGCCCGGCGCACGGCCTGGTCGCCGTCGCTCGCCGTGGCGACGACGTCGAAGCCGGACTCGGCCAGGTCCCGGGCGACGGCGTCGCGCCACATCGGGTGGTCGTCGACCACCATGACCTTGATCGGGTCCTGTCGTTCACTCATGGTCCGCCGCCTTTCCCCCGCGCGGCGCCGCCGCCGGTTCCTTCGGTGCCCTCAGTTCGACCTCCGTGCCCTGGCCGGGCACCGAGATCAGCTCGGCCGTGCCGCCGAGGTCGCGCAGTCGGCCCCGGATGGACAGGGCCACGCCGAGCCGTCCCTCTCCCTCGGCCTCGGCGAGCCGCCCGTCCGGGATGCCGGGGCCCTCGTCGCGGACGGTGACGATCACCTGGTCGGGTTCGTCCTCGACCAGGATCCAGGCGCGGGCCCGCTCGCCGACGTGCCTGCGCACATTGTCCAGGGCGGCTCCCACGGCGGCCGCCAGCTCCCGCGCCGCGGCCGGCGCCAGCGGGACCGGCGCTCCGGGCTCGGCCAGGTTCACCAGGGAGCCGGCGTACGGGGCGAGCAGCGCGCGCAGATCGACGGGGCCGTCCGGGTCCGTCCCCTCCGGTTCGTCCACCGCCCGTACGACCGCGCCGTCGGCGGTGTCCTCCGACACCCGGGAGACGGGCACCAGGCCGCCGGAGACCAGGGTGCGCAGCGCGACCTCCTGCTCGCCGGCGAGCCGGCCCAGCTCGGCCGCCTCGCCGCCGATGACGGCGCCCCGGCGCTGCACCATCGCCAGCACCTGGAGGACGCTGTCGTGGATGTCCCGGGCGAGCCGCTCGCGTTCCCGGGTCGCCGCCTCGATCTCCAGGGCGCGGGCGAGGGTGCGCTCGGAGGCACGGGCGACCTCGACGACGTAGCCGATGGCGATGGAGGCGACCCAGACGAGGATGACGTTGTGGACGGTGTCGCGGGCCGGGGTGCCGCGTTCGACCAGGTTGGCGACGGCGACGAGGGTGGAGGCGACGGCCGCCCAACGCCAGCCGCCCTTGATGGCGAAGGCCAGCACGGACCCGGCGGTCCATATCGACGGCAGGGTCGGGCCGCCGTCCATGACGCGTTCGTGGGCGTCGGCGAAGGGCGTGAGCATGACGCCGGTCAGCGCGACGGTGAGGTCGGCGGCGAGGAAGCGCTTGGTGCAGCTCGCGGCGTTCGCGACCTTGGGGAGGGTGGCCAGGGTCCACACGAAGAGGACGGCGTAGTAGGCGACGGCCAGCCAGGGGCGGTCGAAGCCGGAGTAGGCGGTGGCGAAGAAGCCGATCGCGTACAGCATGGTGAGCACGCGGTAGCCGGCGAGCGCCCGCCACAGCGGCTGCTCGACCGACATCCTCATGACTCTCTCGCGCCTGGCCATGTCCCCCTGTCCCCTCCCCCGGGCACCGCCGCCGGTGTGCCGCCTAGGGCCCGGTCCGGTCCTTCGCCGCCTGTTCCTTCTCGGCCTGTTCCTTCTCGGCCTGTTCCTTCTCGGCCTGGGCGAGCGCGGCCCTGGCCGCCTTGGCCGCCTCCTTCTCGGCCTTCGCCGCCTCCGCGAGCTGCCGCTTCATGGCGGTCGCGTACATGTCGACGTACTCCTGGCCGGAGAGCTTCATGATCTCGTACATGACCTCGTCGGTGACCGCGCGGAGTACGAAGCGGTCGTGCTCCATGCCCTGGTAGCGGGCGAAGTCCAGCGGCTTGCCGATCCGGATGCCGGGCCGCATCAGCTTCGGCATCACCTGGCCGGGCGGCTGGATCTTCTCGGTGTCGATCATGGCGACCGGGAGGACGGGCGCACCGGTGGCGAGCGCCACGCGCGCGAGGCCGCCCGGCTTGCCGCGGTAGAGGCGACCGTCCGGGGAGCGCGTGCCCTCGGGGTAGATGCCGAACAGCTCGCCGCGCTCCAGGACCTCTATGCCGCTCTTGATGGCGGCCTCCCCCGCGCCGCGCGCACCGGAGCGGTCCACCGGGAGCTGGCCCACGCCCTTGAAGAAGGCGGCGGTCAGCCGGCCCTTGACTCCGGGCGTGTTGAAGTACTCGGCCTTGGCGATGAAGGTCACCTTGCGGTCGAGGACGGCGGGCAGGAAGAACGAGTCGGAGAACGACAGGTGGTTGCTCGCCAGAATGGCGGGGCCGTCGGCCGGGATGTGCTCCAGGCCTTCCACCCAGGGCCGGAAGGCGAGCTTCAGCGAACCCCCGATGGTGACCTTCATCGCGCCGTACAACAACCGAGTGCCTCCCGTGTCTGAGGCTCAGACCTTAACCCGGGGCACCGTCAATGGCCCCGACGGCCCTGGTCGGTGTCAGTGCGGTCGCGTACGGTGAAGTAGCCGCGAAGTACCGACGAGCACCGCACACGACGTGCCGGCTGTGCCGGCCCCCTGACGACAGGAGACCGAGACGTGCCGGTCCTGCCCGGAGCCGAGCCGTTCCGCCACGAGGGCGGGGAGGTCGGCGTCCTCCTCTGCCACGGCTTCACGGGTTCCCCGCAGTCGCTGCGCCCCTGGGCCCGGTACCTGGCCGCGCGTGGCCTGACCGTCGCGC is a genomic window containing:
- a CDS encoding 2-hydroxyacid dehydrogenase, giving the protein MEILAFGVQADEKPLIERAFRDREDVRCLDVFLNEDTAPIAAGHEIVSTSVNADLGAGVLEILAAGGTRMVAQRSTGFNNVDLDTAERLGMTVSRVSYYSPYSVAEFAWALAMAVNRRIVRASIRTRDFDFRLHGLMGRDLHGRTAGVLGTGKIGEAFARIAHGFGMRLLGWDVAENPACAELGMRYVPKDELLARSDLITLHVPLMPETRHLIDAAALKSMRDDAILVNSSRGGLIDTAALVGELRAGRFAGVGLDVYEAEAGLFFLDKSLEAVEDDTLARLVTFPNVLVTSHQAYYTEDAVGQIVDATARNVLDYREGRRSENVLVPRS
- a CDS encoding 6-phosphofructokinase, with product MKVGVLTGGGDCPGLNAVIRAVVRKGVQEYGYDFTGFRDGWRGPLEGTTVPLDIPAVRGILPRGGTVLGSSRTNPLQREDGIRRIKDNLAALGVEALVAIGGEDTLGVATRLADEYGVPCVGVPKTIDNDLSATDYTFGFDTAVGIATEAIDRLHTTAESHMRVLVVEVMGRHAGWIALHSGLAGGANVILIPEQRFDVEQVCAWVTSRFRASYAPIVVVAEGAVPRDGDLVLKDQSLDSYGHVRLSGVGEWLAKQIEKRTGKEARTTVLGHVQRGGTPSAFDRWLATRFGLHAIDCVHDGDFGKMVALRGTDIVRVPIAEATARLKTVDPALYEEVGVFFG
- a CDS encoding response regulator, which produces MSERQDPIKVMVVDDHPMWRDAVARDLAESGFDVVATASDGDQAVRRARAAAPDVLVLDLNLPAKPGVQVCKEVVGADPKVRVLVLSASGEHADVLEAVKSGATGYLLKSASTEELRDAVHRTAAGDPVFTPGLAGLVLGEYRRLASEPAAAVGTDDPQAPRLTERETEVLRLVAKGLSYKQIAERLVISHRTVQNHVQNTLGKLQLHNRVELVRYALERGLDDV
- the macS gene encoding MacS family sensor histidine kinase, with product MARRERVMRMSVEQPLWRALAGYRVLTMLYAIGFFATAYSGFDRPWLAVAYYAVLFVWTLATLPKVANAASCTKRFLAADLTVALTGVMLTPFADAHERVMDGGPTLPSIWTAGSVLAFAIKGGWRWAAVASTLVAVANLVERGTPARDTVHNVILVWVASIAIGYVVEVARASERTLARALEIEAATRERERLARDIHDSVLQVLAMVQRRGAVIGGEAAELGRLAGEQEVALRTLVSGGLVPVSRVSEDTADGAVVRAVDEPEGTDPDGPVDLRALLAPYAGSLVNLAEPGAPVPLAPAAARELAAAVGAALDNVRRHVGERARAWILVEDEPDQVIVTVRDEGPGIPDGRLAEAEGEGRLGVALSIRGRLRDLGGTAELISVPGQGTEVELRAPKEPAAAPRGGKAADHE
- a CDS encoding lysophospholipid acyltransferase family protein → MKVTIGGSLKLAFRPWVEGLEHIPADGPAILASNHLSFSDSFFLPAVLDRKVTFIAKAEYFNTPGVKGRLTAAFFKGVGQLPVDRSGARGAGEAAIKSGIEVLERGELFGIYPEGTRSPDGRLYRGKPGGLARVALATGAPVLPVAMIDTEKIQPPGQVMPKLMRPGIRIGKPLDFARYQGMEHDRFVLRAVTDEVMYEIMKLSGQEYVDMYATAMKRQLAEAAKAEKEAAKAARAALAQAEKEQAEKEQAEKEQAAKDRTGP